A window of the Ostrea edulis chromosome 1, xbOstEdul1.1, whole genome shotgun sequence genome harbors these coding sequences:
- the LOC130052066 gene encoding uncharacterized protein LOC130052066, protein MVNTGIFRLCFKSVFIICTVRPVSSQIIYGNIHEFHGTFTENMKRTACSESVEVCGNQLYQCGIQNQLFVETLRDVQKVQVLQSKCGIRIQELEMNVSEFFNTMSSLNRSLLQVNLKLQDCENKLYAENKEMTALSKSIYICNRSLEGSTKNITNMIFALNTTNQTLYRTIEDLGQTSRDLDHERAKVRAINGSLGRCDKVLVETNANQAATLSTLKQKEMKIVILEKESFQCNGTLNETLSNLTSTLLTLQSVKADHEDCLGHLQVENFTSVECFQQNSLLNGSLINCENRLGNFRNNFSDCMVRMSEIENKLSEIKNIQERQLMNLTSTTHQLVELNNTLQKCEANLSDSKQNISEYALAVILMKTNFSTAVSECVNETKRLEERIQNCETSLNINSKNFSEFVNDVSRANLSFLQTLSEFQNK, encoded by the coding sequence ATGGTGAACACGGGCATATTCCGTCTGTGTTTTAAATCCGTTTTTATCATATGTACAGTTCGCCCCGTGTCTTCTCAAATAATTTATGGGAACATTCATGAATTTCACGGAACTTTTACCGAAAATATGAAGAGAACCGCATGTTCTGAGAGTGTGGAAGTATGTGGGAATCAGCTTTATCAATGTGGCattcaaaatcaattatttgtCGAGACTTTACGCGATGTACAAAAAGTCCAAGTGTTACAGAGCAAATGTGGGATTCGCATTCAAGAATTAGAAATGAATGTTTCGGAGTTTTTCAACACAATGAGTTCCTTAAACAGATCGCTGTTACAGGTGAATCTTAAACTTCAGGATTGCGAAAATAAACTCTACGCAGAGAACAAAGAAATGACTGCATTAAGTAAATCCATTTATATTTGTAATCGGTCGTTAGAAGGAAGTACAAAGaatattacaaatatgatatttgcTCTGAATACCACAAACCAAACGTTGTATCGAACAATTGAAGATTTAGGACAAACGTCAAGAGACCTAGATCACGAGAGGGCGAAAGTGAGAGCCATCAACGGTAGCTTAGGACGTTGTGACAAAGTTCTCGTGGAAACCAACGCTAACCAAGCTGCGACGCTGAGTACACTTAAACAAAAGGAGATGAAAATTGTCATTCTTGAGAAGGAGAGCTTTCAGTGTAATGGTACATTAAATGAAACATTATCTAACTTAACGTCTACTTTATTAACATTGCAATCCGTTAAAGCAGATCATGAAGATTGTTTAGGACATCTCCAGGTTGAAAATTTCACAAGTGTGGAATGTTTTCAGCAGAATTCATTATTGAATGGTTCTTTGATAAACTGTGAAAATAGACTGGGTAATTTTAGAAACAATTTTTCGGACTGCATGGTGAGAATGTCTGAGATTGAGAATAAATTATCAGAAATAAAGAATATCCAGGAAAGACAACTGATGAATTTGACAAGTACCACGCATCAATTGGTTGAATTGAATAATACTTTGCAGAAATGTGAAGCGAATCTTTCAGATTCGAAGCAAAATATCTCTGAATATGCCCTCGCTGTTATATTGATGAAGACAAATTTTTCTACAGCAGTATCTGAGTGTGTAAACGAAACTAAAAGATTGGAGGAGCGAATTCAAAACTGTGAAACTTCGTTAAACATAAACTCTAAAAATTTCTCCGAGTTTGTGAATGATGTATCGCGCGCAAacttatctttcttacaaacgCTGAgtgaatttcaaaacaaatga